DNA from Marinagarivorans cellulosilyticus:
GGCAGTTTGAATCCATCGATATACTAATTTGTAATGCGGCTGTGCAGTATACGCCCATGTTGCTAGATGATGATTTTCGCCCCGAAAACATTCAGCGTGAAGTGAATCTTAATTTTACCGGTATTGGCTATTTGGTTCACGGTTTGCTCCCCTCGCTACATAAAGACACGCCTTCAAGTATTTTGCTTATCAACTCCGCTTTAGCCTTAACCTCCAAGAAAACATCTGCCGTGTATTGTGGTACTAAGGCGGCCTTAAATGGTTTTGCCCAATCACTGCGCTACCAGCTGGAAAATACCAATATTATGGTTCAGCAAGCGTTTTTACCGCTGGTAGATACAGCCATGACGCAAGGCCGAGGTAAGCACAAAATGTCAGCCAATAAAGCCGCCGAGCAAATATTGCGGGGCTTGGCATTAGCGGTAGTGGATAACGATATTGGCAAAGTTCGTTGGCTTCGGTTGCTTTTGCGTTTGGCGCCATCCTTCGCACAACGCATTTTAAAGCATAGTTAGGAGGTTGTTATGAGGTCGATGCTAAAAGTATTGTTAGTTATTAGCTTAATCTTCGCGGCAACCTTTTTAGTGATGAAGTCAATGGGTTGGCTTTCGGTAGAGCAGGTTGCCGGTTGGCTAACGCAGGCTTCCAAACTTTCACCGCTGACGCTTGCAGTTATTGTTATCACGCTATTGTTTTTAGACCTTTTTATTGCCATGCCGACGTTGACTATCATCATATTGTCGGGCTATTTTTTAGGTTACCCTCTAGCTGCCATTGTGGTTTTTGTGGGCATATTGCTGTCCGCGTTAATTGGATATGTTCTAAGTTTTTATTGTGGCGAGCGCTTACTTTGCGTTTTACTAAAAAATGATTGTAAGCGTTGCGAGGCGATAGCTGCATTTAATGCCAATGGTGCGGCAATGATCATATTAGCCAGAGCCATGCCGATATTGCCAGAGGCCACCGCATGTATGGCGGGCATCTCAAAAATGCGCTTTTCACGATTTATGGGTTATTGGCTAATTGGGGCTGTGCCCTATACGCTTATTGCCACTTATGCTGGCTCTATTAGCTCTTATACCAACCCAAAACCTGCACTGTTAATCGGTTTGGCGCTGTCTTTTAGTTTATGGCTATGTTGGTGCGGTTATTTTCATTTAAAGCGTCGTGCGGTGAAATATAAACAGCGCGATCAAAAAGCCCTATAGCTTACTTACAAGAGCAATGCCTTGAAAATATTCGTTTGAGCGCAAGATTGCCTATGAGTGATAAAGCCGAGGAAGACCTAAATGGAAATTAAAATGTTTGTTGATCTCGCTATTGTGATGGGCTTGATTGGCGTGATATGGGGTGCGGTAAAGCTGGTGGCTTACTTTAAAAAGCACAAGGCGAATACTGAGCTATGGGCAACAGTTTTTGACGGGCTAACCCATAAGTTGGCAGACCTTACACCATTAAAGGTGCCTGAATCCTACATTGAGAAAAAAGCCAAAAGGGATGGGCTTGATAAGGATGCTGTAAAGGCTGAGAAGGGTGATAAAGGCTAAGGTACTTTGATGTTTGAAAATGTTATAGGCATAAAAAACGGCCCGAAGGCCGTTTGTGGTTGCATTTTTAGCGGGATACTAGAGGCTTAACAAGTAGGCTGTAATATCTTCAGCTTCTTCATCTGTGGTAGCAAAACCCAAATCCGCCATGCTCTTCACGCCGTCAAATAGAGTGTCGAAGTCTGTGGTTCCTTTCGGGCCACCTAGTTTTGCTGGGCCATGACATGCTGCACACAGCTTGTCGGTGTAAAGCGTTTGCCCTTTGCTTACATCGCCTCGAGTGGCTTCTTCAAATGTTAAGAAGTAAGCTGCAACATCAGCTGCACACTGACCTACACATTCTGTATTATTCTTTTGCATGCGGGCTTCAATATAGCTAGCCATTCCACTTGGGGTTGTTCTGTTGAGGTTTTGTGGGTCAATTGGGACAATACCGTCGTTTGCACTATTTCCGTGACAGTCAGAGCAATTGGCTATATTACCTGCCGCGATACTTGCAGCTTCTTTATCCCAGATGGCCTTACCGTTACTCGCGTTACCGGTAAGTTGATCGGTATGGCAGCCATCTACATTGACAGTTAAGCCTGCGGCGGTATCGGGACAACTATCGAGATCATCTGTTACGCCGTCGCTATCAGTATCCATAGGAGCTTCTGGCAGTGTGAGGAAGTAAGCGGCAACGTCTGCTGCGCACTGATCATTACAAGGGTTGTCTTCAGAGGGCATGAAGACAGCGATGTAATCAGCCAGTTCAAGCCCTTCCTCTAAGGGTTTAACTGGGTTGTTAGGGTCGATCGGTTTGAGCGAGCCGGGCGCATTAGCAAAGTTGCCATGACAGCCAGAGCAAGCTTGGCTGGTCCAGATCCCTTTACCTGTTTCGGCATTGCCCGTTAACTCACTCGCAGCGCAACCTTCTAAGTTGATAGGGGCGTCAGCTGGCGTGTTGATGCAATTGTCGAGATCATCTGTTATGCCGTCGCTATCAGTATCCATCGGAGCTTCTGGCAGTGTGAGGAAGTAAGCGGCAACGTCCGCAGCACACTGATCATTACAAGGATTGTCCTCAGAGGGCATGAAGACCGCGATGTAGTCAGCCAGTTCAAGCCCTTCCTCTAAGGGTTTAACAGGGTTGTTAGGGTCGATCGGTTTGAGCGAGCCGGGCGCATTAGCAAAGTTGCCATGACAGCCAGAGCAAGCTTGGCTGGTCCAGATCCCTTTACCTGTTTCGGCATTACCTGTTAGCTGACTAGCCGCACAACCTTGACCGTTAATTGGCGCAACTGCAGGTGAGTCGGCACACATGTCAACAGCATTGTTAACGCCATCACCGTCACTATCCAATTGCACAGCAGCACAACCGTTACCATCTACCATGCTATTTGGCGCTGTGGCTGAACACATGTCGTCGGCATTGCTTACGCCGTCGTTGTCGCTATCCAATTCCGAATCGGCACAGCCTTCGGTATTGGTTGTGGCACCGGAGGGGGTGGTTAAGCACTGGTCAGTCGCATTGCTAACGCCATCGTTATCGTCATCAAGCTGGCTAGGTGAGCAGCCTTGGCTGTTGGCGGTTTCCATGGCCGGTGTGTTGTCACACTGGTCGTTGGCATCAACAATACTGTCGTTATCGGTATCGCGCTCGCTGGCGGCACAGCCTTCGGCGTTTACGCTGGCGTTGGCTGGTGTGCTTAGGCACTGGTCTGCGTTATCCATTACACCGTCGTTGTCACCGTCGCGTTGGCTAGCAGAGCAGCCTTCGGCATTGGCGGTTTCGTTGGTTGGAGTGGCTGGGCATTGGTCGGCAGAGTCATCAATGGTGTCGCCATCGCTATCGGATTGCGAAGGTGAGCAACCTTGTGCGTCAGCGGTTTCGCCAGCTGGCGTGTTGCTACACTGATCTACATCGTCGTTAATACCGTCGTTGTCGCTGTCGCGCTGGCTTGGGGCACAACCATTAGCATCGGCTGTTTCATTGGCTGGCGTGTCGGCGCAAGTATCGGTGTTATCGAAAATACCGTCGTTGTCGCTATCGGTTTGTGACGGTGAACAACCTTGTGCATCGGCAGTTTCACCGGCTGGAGTATTATCACAAGTGTCGGCGTTATCAAAAATGCCGTCGTTGTCGCTATCTACTTGGCTTGGTGAACAGCCTTGGCTGTTGGCAACTTCGCCTGCAGGCGTGTTATCACACTGGTCGTTGTTATCGAAAATGCTGTCGTTGTCGCTATCGCTTTGTGATGGCGAGCAGCCTTCGGCATTGGCGGTTTCATTGGCTGGTGTGTTGTCACAAGTATCGGCGTTATCAAAAATGCCGTCGTTGTCGGTATCGATTTGGCTAGCCGAGCAGCCTTGCGCGTTGGCAGTTTCGCCTGCTGGGGTGTTATCACACTGGTCGTTGCTATCAAATACGGTGTCGTTATCGCTATCGGTTTGCGAAGGCGAGCAACCATTGGCATCAACACTTTCTGCGTTAGGGGTGTTTGCACACTGGTCTGCATCGTCGTTAACGCCGTCGCTGTCGGTATCGCGCTCGCTAGCGGCGCAACCAAACTCATTAACACTGGCGTTGGCTGGCGTGCTTAAGCATTGGTCTACACCATCTTCTATACCGTCTTCGTCTGCATCAACAAAGTTTTGATCGTCAGAACAACCTTTTGCATCAACAGTTGCATCGGCTGGGGTATCGGCACACATATCGAGTGCGTCATTTACGCCATCGTTATCGGTGTCGCGCTCGCTGCGTGAGCAACCTTCGTCATTGGCTGTTTCGCCAGCGGGGGTGTTGTCGCATTGGTCTTTGTCGTCGGTAACGCTGTCGTTATCGCTATCGAGCTGCGAAAGTGCACAGCCATCGGCGTTAACATCGGCGTCGGCTGGTGTTTCTAAGCACTTGTCGTCGGCATCGTTAACGCTGTCGTTATCGGTATCAACAAACAGCTGCGCATCGGAACAACCTTCAGCGTTTACAGCAGCACCAGCTTCTGTATCAAGGCACTGATCTACGGCATCGTCTACGCCATCATTGTCGTTATCTATAACAAGTTGTGCATCCGAACAGCCTTGCGCATCAACGCTACTGTCAGCTTCGGTGCTGGGGCATTGGTCCATAAAGTCGGCTACGCCGTCAGCATCGCTGTCGGTGGGCGTGAGCGGGTCGGTAATCATCGTCATTGCAATGGCTGGGTTTGCGTTTTCTACCAGCATCACAAAGTGCTCGTGGAACCAACTACCGGCTTGCGGTGCACCTGCAAGTGCATCGGCGTTATCGGGGCCGCACATAGCTTGGGTGTTGCCGTCAGATTCGCCAGGTGTTTTCACCCAGTAGTAGGCATCAACGTAGGGGCGATCGCTGTCGGGCATGGCTTGCGGTAACTCACCGATACCAGCGCCCTTAACGTTACACCAGTTGGTGCGGTCTACGCGAGAATCGGCGGCGGCATCTGTGCCCCAGCCGTTACGTGAGGTATCGATAATAAAGCCTAGGTCGTCAGCAAAGCCGCTAGCTTTAAGTTCGGTGTACAGCGCATCGACGAGGCTGTTTTCGTCAAGGACGTCGGCAGTGGTGTCTGAGTTGCTAGCATTAAGGTTTGGCTCTTCAAGTGGAGCGTAGTTAGCCGTGTTGCTGGCAAAACCGCGTATTACATCAAGGCTCTCGCTCGGGGTGGCGCCTTTTACAAGGTCGGTAAAGCCTGTCACAACGTTTTGACGCTTGTCGCCCCAGCCCAGTTGGTCTGAGTTTGCAATATCGAGGTAGGTGTAAACGTTGGGGATATCCGCGAACTTAGCGATGGCGTACTGAATACCCTCTTCATACAGCTTTTGGTTGTTGGCATTATCACAGGCGGCAATGTCTAAGTTGCTTAGCATGCTGGCGTACGAGTTAGGCTCAA
Protein-coding regions in this window:
- a CDS encoding SDR family NAD(P)-dependent oxidoreductase → MELSNKRIVITGGTAGIGLEMVKQLCRNNEVIVIARDESKLKALAQTLVSVRTFQADLSNMAEVASVAQSVTRQFESIDILICNAAVQYTPMLLDDDFRPENIQREVNLNFTGIGYLVHGLLPSLHKDTPSSILLINSALALTSKKTSAVYCGTKAALNGFAQSLRYQLENTNIMVQQAFLPLVDTAMTQGRGKHKMSANKAAEQILRGLALAVVDNDIGKVRWLRLLLRLAPSFAQRILKHS
- a CDS encoding TVP38/TMEM64 family protein translates to MRSMLKVLLVISLIFAATFLVMKSMGWLSVEQVAGWLTQASKLSPLTLAVIVITLLFLDLFIAMPTLTIIILSGYFLGYPLAAIVVFVGILLSALIGYVLSFYCGERLLCVLLKNDCKRCEAIAAFNANGAAMIILARAMPILPEATACMAGISKMRFSRFMGYWLIGAVPYTLIATYAGSISSYTNPKPALLIGLALSFSLWLCWCGYFHLKRRAVKYKQRDQKAL
- a CDS encoding glycoside hydrolase family 6 protein, encoding MLQQGLRGAKSTALRAIILGSFISGLSACSGDSIFFIPKHSSSSAGEVSSSAQTDSSSTNSVSSSSIAMSSSSSSTGPELAPNIITDGNPFEGAHFYVNPGIATSMNESIARLDPASDTAQKMETIKHLPSAIWLDSIAAVSGSDSRQGLAGHFDAAKAQQQDHAIEGQLQPITAVVTVYNLPDRDCTTQNSNGTLQSDMDGMKAYKEDYIDAIAATFAQYPHIRIVTVLEPNSYASMLSNLDIAACDNANNQKLYEEGIQYAIAKFADIPNVYTYLDIANSDQLGWGDKRQNVVTGFTDLVKGATPSESLDVIRGFASNTANYAPLEEPNLNASNSDTTADVLDENSLVDALYTELKASGFADDLGFIIDTSRNGWGTDAAADSRVDRTNWCNVKGAGIGELPQAMPDSDRPYVDAYYWVKTPGESDGNTQAMCGPDNADALAGAPQAGSWFHEHFVMLVENANPAIAMTMITDPLTPTDSDADGVADFMDQCPSTEADSSVDAQGCSDAQLVIDNDNDGVDDAVDQCLDTEAGAAVNAEGCSDAQLFVDTDNDSVNDADDKCLETPADADVNADGCALSQLDSDNDSVTDDKDQCDNTPAGETANDEGCSRSERDTDNDGVNDALDMCADTPADATVDAKGCSDDQNFVDADEDGIEDGVDQCLSTPANASVNEFGCAASERDTDSDGVNDDADQCANTPNAESVDANGCSPSQTDSDNDTVFDSNDQCDNTPAGETANAQGCSASQIDTDNDGIFDNADTCDNTPANETANAEGCSPSQSDSDNDSIFDNNDQCDNTPAGEVANSQGCSPSQVDSDNDGIFDNADTCDNTPAGETADAQGCSPSQTDSDNDGIFDNTDTCADTPANETADANGCAPSQRDSDNDGINDDVDQCSNTPAGETADAQGCSPSQSDSDGDTIDDSADQCPATPTNETANAEGCSASQRDGDNDGVMDNADQCLSTPANASVNAEGCAASERDTDNDSIVDANDQCDNTPAMETANSQGCSPSQLDDDNDGVSNATDQCLTTPSGATTNTEGCADSELDSDNDGVSNADDMCSATAPNSMVDGNGCAAVQLDSDGDGVNNAVDMCADSPAVAPINGQGCAASQLTGNAETGKGIWTSQACSGCHGNFANAPGSLKPIDPNNPVKPLEEGLELADYIAVFMPSEDNPCNDQCAADVAAYFLTLPEAPMDTDSDGITDDLDNCINTPADAPINLEGCAASELTGNAETGKGIWTSQACSGCHGNFANAPGSLKPIDPNNPVKPLEEGLELADYIAVFMPSEDNPCNDQCAADVAAYFLTLPEAPMDTDSDGVTDDLDSCPDTAAGLTVNVDGCHTDQLTGNASNGKAIWDKEAASIAAGNIANCSDCHGNSANDGIVPIDPQNLNRTTPSGMASYIEARMQKNNTECVGQCAADVAAYFLTFEEATRGDVSKGQTLYTDKLCAACHGPAKLGGPKGTTDFDTLFDGVKSMADLGFATTDEEAEDITAYLLSL